Below is a genomic region from Nymphalis io chromosome 16, ilAglIoxx1.1, whole genome shotgun sequence.
taatacttaaaaatacaatCAGAAGACTCAACTTTCTAACTCTTTTTCTTCCATCCCCTTCGTCCACTGCTAAAGGTTCTATGGTGATATCCCttttcaccgttaagcacgaaatTATGGTATACACTAGCGTACAAAAAACTCAACAATACTTGGTAGAATAAAACCCTCACTGAATGTTTAAGCTATTCATGTCGCTAAAATGTCACTCGGCTGCTTTTTGTAGTCAAATGGCTCGTTGATCTAGTTACTAGATTATAAGGCCGCAGTTTTCAAGGTCCTGGGAACGAACTTGTGCTTGCGAACACATTTGTGTATTGTGCACAACTATATATATCCTGAAATCAACTtatcatcatcaatcatcatcatttagtGTATAACTCGTATCCAAGGTATGCTTACATAAGATTTTTAACACGGTAACTGCGTAAGGATCCTAAGAAAAATAGATGCTACAATACAATATCCATCCAAATGTACCCACCCCCAGGTGCTTCTTTTGTCCACGAACGATTTCATTTGTTAAATTTCGGGCGATAATCACCCAAGTTGACTAGCTTAAGTACGgtcaaaattaattacttcaGACACTTTAGACAACTATTGATTGAGTCATGATTTAACACCATTCAgaagttagtttattttataagaatattacataaatattatttttccttgttgtataaatttaaaaatatacttaaggtGATCGGACCTTTTAAATTTTTCCATATAAGAAATATGTTTGAGAAACATGTTTTCACCGAATTGCAACGGAATGATGATGATCAGATCCTCGATCGGGGCTTAAAAGTTAGcacgtaaccctggggccgtggatgcgtgaggtgggggcttcgcgtgtcctatttcagacggccctgaggaggacggcagatATATATATCAGGGGCGGATATATATATCAGGCTGATATATATATCAGCCGGGGGGTGATATTATCTTCGCTCCCTGAGGAGAGCTGCGCTGAGTAAcaagcggagcaaagcacgggagaggccgcggatgcgttatatcaacacgatcccgcagcctctccgatccgtgctgaggacggccatcgcagtggttttactgggtaagaatcccacataacccggttccacccccatgtGACCTGGGTACATTTCTGAAGGTTtacactgcgtgaaaaaaaatagctggtagatacttgcctttcacgctgaaggttgaggtccatttgtgtgcatgaacatgtatgtgaCCTGCACTGGGGGTTGAATCTAGGATCTCGGTATGTGCGGCCCACTAGCGGTGAcactactagaccaacgaggtagtcaaatGGAATACATACGAATTCAAACATGATATGTTGTCAGAATCAATTTTTGTAAGAGACAGCGaatttgcccagctgtgggacacttATATACAGTAAGTTTTACTATTACAGAATGCATCTATACAATTATACTCAGACGCAACTTTATGGGTTTTAATTAAAGTGGAAATGGTAAAAGTCATATCAAACTTCAAAGAGAATGCTGTACAAAACGGTTCTCAAACAAAACACAaacaatagtataatatatataacatcattgtttgaaatataaaactttctCTTGCGAAAAATATCCTCAAATAACATTATAACCTTAGCTCAAAACTGGATATGTAATAGTCCCGAAGAATATCAGGAGTTTTGTGACACGTGACtcttaattacaaatttaacgcTCGTTGTCTCCCCAGACGTCGATTCAAATGGCACTCAGAGTAAGAAGTCGTGACGTCACGGcctataaatcatatataatcgTTGGGGATAATACTCGCTTGCAATGTAATTTCGTAGCATTGTTCGTTATTACACGCTTGAGCTCAGTTTAAAGCAAATTTACAAAATCCTAGGCTAATGTATGGAGATATTTTGGAGCCACTGATTACATTATTCGAGCAAGTTTTGTTAAAGGAAGCATATTTTTACGCTGTTGATATGAAAGAAATGTTGAATAcacttgatatataatataaaacattgtaaaaaaattagtttCTGGTGTCCGGTTTTTGAAACGCTTATAAAAGCATAATTAAGTAGGTAATTTGAGTTTAATCTGAATAGTCATTGGTTAATAGCAGCCGATGACGTAATAGGCCACTAAGCAGCATCGAGTCACCATTATATAAATcactttattatattcttattatatgttATCACAAGTTATCAATGTGAATTATATGCTGCTATGAGCTACCAGTTGTGAAGTGGCTTATAGTCATTTGCGCTGCaggaaatattaacgattccgTGCATTGCCAATGAACTTCCAATTTaggtactaaaattttatgtcccttgtcctagttacactggatcactcacagttcaagccggaacacaataatactaaatatcttatttgaaaagtaaaaaaaacagtgtttgaaataaataaatgattctgTTTAGGTTTCTTTTAGCAGTAATCACTtcccttaaattatttttaataatatattgttggccattatttttttaatttcataaaacccAACAAGTAAATGACTAGCAACGCCATCTATCTTTAAAACGTGATACTAGTAGCACAAACAACCGCATAAATTCAAATAGCAACATCGAGCTGTCCGTACAAAGTTAAACATCTGTAAGCAGACGAGGtaagctttatttaaacatttaaattaaaattgactaagcagataataatttattacgttattaacaTTGCCTAGCTTAACACTGAAGGCTTGTTTATTAACCTGGTTAAGCGGAAATTTGTTAAAtaccgtgtcttcttctttcgaatgtcaaatcaataatgatagaaagggagatatcagtgtttaactaatgaATTACTAAAGAACCCTTATGAATAAAgtcatttgaatttaaatatacctattatacattataatacattCGTACAATTTGATATAAAACGGATTATCACAtgagcatatttatttatataataagaaaactaaataaaattaatttagcgaGTTTCTTGTAAAAAGGGTAACatagtacaataataaataatatatataatataatataatattaatacagttaTCTTTacgttattgtaaatatttagttctcaataaataaataaataaatattgggaatatttattaagaactaAATATgactttttcaaaaaaatatttttgtgtcgtCTTATAATATAGAcatcttctatatatatatatgaatatatacatataataataatttccgagAGTGCAAAATcgtaaaaattatacaatttgtaTTCCTCAAGGTCGAAGAATTATAGTGTAGAGTATTTTTATCCTTTAAAGTCCTGTCCTGTAAATTGTCTCCCATTATTTAAGTTATCCATTTTGAAAacggtttatatttatttctaatactaTAAtcgcttattattaatttcacgtTCCAAAATCTTGATTTAgtcgacacacacacacacataggCATATCAACGAATAAGGTAGTTTGATGTAATTTCTTTCGGCTTAATGGCTTTAGTAAggagaaaattacaaaataatttgatatatagaATCTATTCCAAAGAATAATCTATAATTTAAGTGAAAagtactcttttttttaatttactaattaaagaCTAGGCTATCCCAATGAACGGTACATTTTTGCACAAAAAAACATATGATGCAATTCCAAAATCTAATACAAGAAGAAAGAAGTAAcacatatgaaattttattaaaattccttTGGTTATTTGAAGAATCAAAGGGAATCAAAGGGAACCACAGAATGATGCTAAAGCGTTACTCCACAGCGgaataaaatgtgtttttaaaaactgaaatatttcTTTGCAGTATTTTATCGATATTGTTTCAGTCGTTTTATCATCAATTAGTAATTACAGAATAAAGTTAAAAACGTTTTCCATAGGAAACATGCATTTTTGGGGATAATGTTTTTCATACCGAAAAATACATGaatgaaaaatacaaatacaaaaatggACAGTTACAGTATGTTGGACAGTATATTGCTCTCCAGTATATAATCTATctctttataaaaatcatattgatttgttattatatacctGTGTGATATAATGACAAACCAAcgcacaaatatttatttataatatagttagttcacgaaaacaaattaataacattgacAAAGCAGGTTTCTTTATTCGAAGcatataatatgaatagaaTTTGTTCCTAACAATTTCTTTGATATTACAATAGATACTTTTAAAGTCTCAGTCTTCGAGTTCTTAAGCTAAGAACTCGAAgacattcaaaaataatattcttatacttACTTACGTTATCTGACTACTATATGCgtcttcaaatgtttttttttttttaatttgttttatattaacacattttttaaagttaatttgtcaatattttacctaaagtgaaaatactgtcgttaattttaattgatagtTAATGTGTCGTTAATTTTAGTTGAAAGCATAACCGATAACGAAAAAAGTGTCACCAGACAAAAGAGAAATAGCTTATGAGATTGCAGTACTTTCATATCTGGGTTGATCAATGcaaaagatttgttttttagGTTAAATTCAGTCACAGCTTAAAGTTTGAATGTTGGCACTGTTTGAGTGTGTTCACTTCCATATCTCGGTAAACATGTAAATCTGTTGACCCAGATCCTGAACACATCCGTTTTCAGAATCCATTGTATTATGAGAGTGACGGTGCAATAGTGTTATACTTTCAAAAGTGGATGATTGGTTAGATATGGGATAATTTGATAATCATACaaaatcacaaacagatatttGCTTTCCTCCTACAATAACGCGGGCTGAGGTCATAGAATCAAGACGTTTCTTGAAGAAagtataatcattaaaaattatacactaATAATAAACTGGATGAACACACATATTAATACAACATCAAATTCACATTATAGGctgcttttaatatataaaatgaaatcagCGCGATTTAAAAGCGACGTGAAAataatgagcgccatctattaatatttttgcaatacGTACACTTAGTAGTCCCTTAATGTAGTTACTGAGTAGATATGcaacattgttattatataattgtgctCAACTTGATAGATGGTTAAACCACTCTATCCGGGTACAAGGAACGTGACTTGTCATATAATACACATCATGGCGGACAATGCATTGCGATGTCGGAAGATTATATTAACACTTTCTAGAAATTTAtccctttataataaaatttagcttCCCTACATATGTATCTTaggtaataataaacttaataataaactttttttcggtaggcatttttttaaatatttatatcaaaggtCTTTTTCAATTGACttaaaaaggaaattttgtAGTAGATACATATTAAACTTTAACTTTTTaacctattattaaaaaactcaaTGGAGTTATTATGACACTAATGTTGTTCTTAAgtgtactaaatattaaaaagctaattgtgattacaaataaaaattgtttgaaCTTTGGTTgtaaaaatttgaaaacataCCTGATAGCGTATAAAATCTCAATTTATCTATTCTATGAAATTATTATGCCTCAGCAACCCACGTTTCCCAAAAAAAACTTCCTGGTGTCAGATCCTCAAGGAAAATTGTCGTCATTAAGGTATAAGTCGCACCCCTTtgaattttttcctttttttacacCCACAAACGCGCAAATCATTTTTGGTCATATTtttctacatatttttatttaagtgtcattaaaaaaaataacgtcgCCATTTCGAATTCTGCACGTGtgtgtttatattgttaaataaaaaaaaaattataaagatccCGGCGATTTAAACTTAAGGCAAAATATTTGCAAACAAATTTGTTTTGAAGATTGGTTGACAGCGCTCAAAATATTCTAAAAGAATCATTCACTGTCACCTTCACAGAAATAAAATTCATGGAAGAGATTGGAACGTAATTTGCCAGGGCATCTATAAATAACTACGCACTATTATTACAAGGGCCTTAATCAAAAGATAACATCTTAACACTGGCGAGGCTTTTTCGGATCAGTTCCAGAATACTGgtttttaatttctttgttttgtgGTAAATGTGTTAATATAATTGTCGAATTCGATTGTTATTACTTcgttttagattttattatgtagAAAATAGTAGTAGCGTTTGACTATTACGTATAATTGTGATACAAAGTCTGtcattattatgttttgttaacaaaaaattattgaatCTGTATTCCTTCATTTAGACGTcataacctaaaaataaaaaatacacacatcATTCATAAAAAAGCTACAAGAGGCACTGATGAGAAGTAGATACTAATTCTTATACACCATACTAAGCATTGCTTTAAGCCCGCGaccatcggctaagattcacgcattctaacttCTGGGTCTTCTCAAGATACAtttaattatcatcatcatatatctaaacaaaatatctaatataaattgcaatactaaagaagttttttttttaaaaaaaaacactaaagttTTCACTGTCGTCTCAATTACCAGAACACGAAAATAAttcaatgatttaaaatttcgaaacaaaaatatatcgaaatgaCTTAAAAATGCCCataaatcaacagccaatcattgtccactgctgaacataggcccaaggtgcgccaaagctccctgtcctccgcctttcgcatccagttggtgcccgccaccttcttaaggtcatcggtcaaCCTGGCTgcagggcgccctacgctgcgcttgccgattcgcagtCTCCACTccaggactcgtctgctccaacggccatcggtcctacgacatacgtgaccagcccactgccacttcagcctgctaattttgcaagttttgtcggtgactccggttcttttccggataatctcatttctgatcttatccttcaaagatactccgagcatagctcgctccatcgCACGCTGAGTGAGCGTTCTTACAGACGAACGGCAAGTTGTGAACGGCAGCCGTCGCCACCTATCGACGACAGTCGTCAACGCGTCGGCGGCAGCAGTCAATACGTCGACGGCTGCCGCCGGCAGGCGACCACGGCTGCCGTCGACAGGCGACAACGCTTGCCGCGAGTGCCGCATACTAGCAGTCTTGGTCGGCTTGTACAGGAGCCAGTTGCAAAATGGCGTCCGATGAAGAAACATTGTTATTGCTTTTACTCCGCCATCGCCGACGACAACGAAAAAGAAAGACACGTTCAGTGTGGgttgaagaaatattaatgtatagagAACAAGAGGGAGATTTTTATACACTGTATCCACGTTTGCGAAGGtccgaaaaaaaatttttcaattactttCGAATGTCAATCGCTTCTTTTGATGAGTTGACATCTATTTTGAAACTTTCAATATCTCGCCAAGACACTGTGATGCGAAAAAGTATACCAGCTGAGCAAAGACTCGCTATGACATTAAGGTaagagggttttttttttttttttttttttttttttttttttttttttttttttttttttttttttatattacccgggagggcaaatgactctactccacctgatgttaagtggtagtagagtccaaacgcgaggacggccagtacagtcgggaagaaggttctgcactagccgccctcgccttgccggcccgcaagatgcctcttcacgcctcgtttgaaggaagggtttaattttatcaaaaaatggtATATACTGGACATAACTTTAATGAGATCAAATCAATATAACTTtggcaacatttttaatttaagttaaaataggaactttacttaacattaattaacatttatattatactataaaacttttaacaacAAATTCTCCATAATACTGATTATAAAATCACAAGTGGCGCCGCtacaagattttttaattttcctgaTCAatctttgcaattttttttctcataatcAACTTGTAGTAAAAccatacaaaacataaaaacaaacaatataacaataatttagacaaaaagtaaattattctgAGAAGAGTTCAGTTATTATGGTATTTGAAACAGAATCCTCAGAGGATAAGCTTTCAATATTTGTGAGTTGACTTTTCGGTCTTTCAGGATGTGTTGTAGTGGAGTACGCCGAATAGTTATGAGAAGAATGACTCGTTGAAGGAATTGTGTTTTGCATGGAATTCTGAGACGACAAGCTTTCATTAGTTGTGACTTGACTTTCCGGTCTTGCAGAATGTGTTGTGGTGGAATAACCCGCGTAGTTATATGAAGAATGACTCGTTGAAGGCATTGAAAGAGacttgtaatgttttattacttgCATAACTTCTAATTTGGCGTCTAATTTCCAATCTGCTGTTATGTTTTTGAAATCACTTACTAGGGACAACAGAAATAACTTATCCTCATCTGGAGGAGGAGAAAAGTCTCTCTCAGCTTTATccagtttataatttaatttcttagttAATTTTTCAATCAAAGCATCATCACCATCACTTTGGCGTATCCGTTGTCGTTTTGGCATTGGCGTTGGCGTTGTTGTTGGTGGTAGAATTGTCTGAGAGGGAGCATCAAAGTTTGAAGTACTTTGACCCTTATCTTCGGTAACATCTTTCAAAAATAGTAGTTGATCATAGAATGTATACTGTTTTGCTTTAGACACTGCGGAACCACTTTTTCTCTTCAAAGTTCTGCAATATCTTGTGAAGCCGTCTCTTAAAGTTTTCCATTTAGACTGTACCtatatacctaaaaaaataaaaaataattttaaaatagtatgtaataaataagtaaaatatatgtaagaagACTGCCTTTATTTTTTCAGGTTCTTAGCAACTGGCTGTTCATTTGAAGATCTACAGTATGCATATAGATGTGGAATTTCCACAATAAGCAACATAATAAAAGATGTCTGCCAACAAGTATGGTTAAATATGAGAGACGACATTTTACCACAAAATATAACCGAAGAAACTTGGAAAAGGATTGCTGATAGATTTGAAAGACACGCTCAATTTCCTAACTGCATAGGCGCAGTTGATGGCAagcatataagaatatttaagccCGGAAATAGTGGATCTTCTCATTACAATTACAAGAATTACTTTTCAATTATACTTTTAGCTATCTGTGACagtgattataaatttatattttgtgacaTAGGTTGTTACGGACGACACTCTGATTCAACTATTTTTgaagatacaatttttttcacaAAGCTACAAGAAAAGTCACTCAACATTCCAAAGCCCAGACCGATTTCAACTGATGGATGTACCTTGCCTTATGTTTTAATTGGAGATGAAGCATTCAGTTTATCAGAAAATTTGTTACGGCCATATCCAGGCAAGAGATTGACAGAAAAGAtgagaatttttaattatcGCTTAACACGTGCAAGGAGATATGTAGAATGTTCATTTGGCATTTTGACCAATAAGTGGCGAATCTTTCACACCCCCATGAAGTTATCTTTAGAATTCTGTAAAGATGTTGTTAAAGCATGTTGCATATTGCATAATTTTGTACGTGACAGAGATGGTTTTACATTTGAAGATACACTAACTATAAACGGTTTGGAAAATATAGCCACAATCCCTAATGAAGGGGACTCGTTATCGGGTCCGATAATAAGAGAAAAATTTTCAGATTATTTTAGCAGTAGTGAAGGCAGTGTTTCGTGGCAGTTGGATtgcatataaaacaaatagataGTATCTCcattattatatgtaagaaataatctgcttaaaattcaataaaatatttaataaaaagtcactTACCGATTGCGTTTTTTTCAATTATGGATTTATCCTTAAAATCATTTACAATTTCCTCACACACTGCTACCCATGCTCTGTTTTTTATTGTCTTGTTACTGTAGTCTTGTAGCTTATAATTCCAAAGACAAAGCCTTTTTTTTACTGCCATAATTAACAATTCGACATCAATTTCGTCTCCGGAGCTCATTTTGTAGACGCACGACGCTTGCGCactctttgtttatttgtcgTCGACTGACAAAATGGCGGACGTAACACGCTACAACTGCAAGCGTCGCCACCTGTCGGCGGCAGCCGTCGAAGTATTGACTGCTGCCGTCGACGCGTTGACGACTGTCGTCGACAGGTGGCGACGGCAGCCGTCGACAGGTGGCGACGGCTGCCGTTCACAACTTGCCGTTCGTCTGTAAGAACCCTGACTTTGactttgtggactagtcccgcagttagtgtccacgctTCGGCActgtatgtcatggcaggtaagacgcattggttgaagactttcatcttcaaacattgcggtatagacgacttgaggagtTGACGAAGGTttccaaatgctgcccatcccaagcgaattcttcgatcggctttcttctcgaagttgttcctaccgacttgtattatgttctatgtaggtatattcactaacaacttcgacaggtttcccctcgacgtatatcggtcccggcaagacatgcctattgaacatgatcttggtcttgtccaagttcataccaagaccgacacaccggcaagactcgcctaggctacgcagcatttcgcagagttgttccagcgactctgctatgatgacgatatcatcggcaaatcgaagatgtgagatgtactcgccgtttacattaactccatacccagtccaatccagcgtcttgaaaacgtcttccaacgcgttggtgaacagtttcggggatattacatccccctgtctcacccctctgcgcagttggattgCCTTCATcatacagtcctggatgtggacagtcattgtagcggcgttgtacagatatctcagtacctcgatatatcttcagtcgatatgacatctctacaatgagtcgagcactgcccaggttccgatggagtcgaaggctttctcgtagtccacaaatgccatacacagcggctgattgtactcttcggtcttctgcacaatctgccgaacagtatggatatGGTCACCGGTGCTGTAGCcagatcgaaagccggcttgctcggGGGGCTGGatctcgtcaagtcgtctggcgagacggttcgtgatgactcttgagaacagcttatacacgtgactcaggagagagattggtctgtagtttttcaagagggttttatcacctttcttgaaaaacagtaccacctcactccacCAGTACCGCTCCActtttccggggtcttgccatgttggatgacggaattaaagaggcttgctagctctttcaggaccggagtcccgcctgccttaagcaactctgttgtgattctgTCATCttccggagctttgttgtttttaagctgttctagagctgccctaatctcgccttggtcaacgaccgggagctcctcggaatggcgcgtaagaggggcgcgctggtcatcaatactgatttcCACGGGTTTATctgatcttgaagagaacaactgcccataaaacctctctacttctccgacaatctcaggcctagaggtaacgaccccacaattttcagttttaagttttgtcagacgcggcctcccaaaattgcgagcgaacactttcgatccccgattttgctcaatcgcagccttgatggcacgggtattggagcgacggagatcgcgtcgcgtctacgtttttattgttcggtttaaggccttatcggacaaaaacgatggtagttctcgtcgtattctcatgagctcgagtgtctcagcagagagttttggtgcgttgtctcttctctgtggcagaaaacacttgcgggatgtgttttgcagtattttgaccagcgtgtcggttttctcatcaatgctgcttacggtttccaacgcggtgaattgattttgaaagtccatttggaacttttcggagccttgagcagcttggaggatggtaggtcggagagtagacctcatcattctcgatctttcggcttttaagttgatatttagagtgcctcgaactaagtggtgatcacttccggtattaaacctgttgatcactgaaacatctctaaatatgtgccttttattcgaaatgataaagtctatctcgttccttgtcactttatcggggcttcgccaggtccacctcctctgaggcttcttttgaaagaaataattcatcaaaaagagcccctgtgcttcgagaaagtttactagcatttgccccctatgatttctgcagcccaagccgtaaggtccgactttcgattcaccgctatcttgtactcccacttcagcgttaaagtctcccataacaacattgtagtgggccctcgaggtgtcgttgagggcctttgcgatgtcctcgtacatcgcttcgaccacatcatcagagtatgtcgaagttggcgcatatacctgtacaaccttcagggagtacctgtcggaaagttttaggacaaggtacgctacccggttcgacacactactgatttccacaatgctgctaatgagatcctttttgactagaaaaccgacaccaccctgggagaggttatcaccttcgcggaagtagagtaagttaccggactctagagttatcgtgtcctccccctgtcttcggacttcagataaccccagtatatgccagtttatatgacttaactctacttctaattcggcgaggtgatggtccagcctcatcgagcgtccattatacgttgccatgttcagtcgttttatacggtagcctgccgtgaaccggtgattcttagaaccccctgccctgccgataccgcgaccgctacctaatataaaaatgccaatacataaaatattaaatatcaacctCGAATAAAAGTCtggacattaattttaaaatagggtgttttttaaatatttatcccGTACTtacaaagtttatatataaatccttCGAAAAGTTTTAAAAGTCGTTTCGAACTCCGTGGATTGCATAaacaaatatctaaatatttatttataaatatctttgttttttcaagaaaaatattaatgtataatatgacCATTCAACAAGGTGGTCCCATCTTTTGGCGAATTTTGATAATATCATATCAAATATatcatgaaattaaattatgtattttaaatttcagcTTTAGTTAAAACAGAAACATTGCGTATAAAATTTCGCCACAAATTCTATTAATATCATTGAAACCGATAAGTGAAGTAAGGTTCCGTTAAGTCCCTTTTATTtccaatacatttaaattattagtataaaaaattaagtatataactcaaaaatatatttgttgagtTTATAAGCTTGGTAGATTTTTAAACCCATTTGGATagaacagtgtaattacaaacacaattaaattacaaagcgTAAACGtctcacagctgggcaaaggcctccacACCTTTTACGGGGAAGACTTGAGATTTTCTCCACGCTGCTTTAGTGCTGTTTTGTGGAAACATGAACCAGAATTTTATCAGGAAGTATTCCTTTTTTACAAAGCatgagattaatattattgtagaagTGTTGCTAGCCTAAATCTGTGACTATTCAAGGTACGATTTCCTTGGCGCactttaccattttttttttaattaaataattttgatcttCTTCCATTCAAAAAGTAACgatttaatttactaattactCAGAAATATAGACTTTTGTCACAACTCATAGTTATAACGCATAGcgcataattttaaatgtaatattttatttaaaagaaagtaATTTCCTGGTAGCATTGTCATTTGTTACCATAAGAATTTTGAAGTGG
It encodes:
- the LOC126774408 gene encoding uncharacterized protein LOC126774408 translates to MASDEETLLLLLLRHRRRQRKRKTRSVWVEEILMYREQEGDFYTLYPRLRRSEKKFFNYFRMSIASFDELTSILKLSISRQDTVMRKSIPAEQRLAMTLRFLATGCSFEDLQYAYRCGISTISNIIKDVCQQVWLNMRDDILPQNITEETWKRIADRFERHAQFPNCIGAVDGKHIRIFKPGNSGSSHYNYKNYFSIILLAICDSDYKFIFCDIGCYGRHSDSTIFEDTIFFTKLQEKSLNIPKPRPISTDGCTLPYVLIGDEAFSLSENLLRPYPGKRLTEKMRIFNYRLTRARRYVECSFGILTNKWRIFHTPMKLSLEFCKDVVKACCILHNFVRDRDGFTFEDTLTINGLENIATIPNEGDSLSGPIIREKFSDYFSSSEGSVSWQLDCI